The window GGAGGTTGTCTTTCTGGGTATGTTCTTCGTTGTGGCTGCCCTGGTTGTAGCGTGGCGCTTTGGTAAGGTTCTAAAAAAAGACACTGCACATATTATGGATGGTATTCAAAATGTTGCTGACGGTGTCTTTGATTTCGAGCTGGATACCTCTCGCCCGGACGAGTTTGGAGAGGTTGCGCAAGGCATTAACAATATGGCGAGTGGCCTGCTTCAAAGAGAGCAGATTCGCGCAGCCTTTGGGCATTTTGTTCCCCCTGAAGTCGCGAAAGATTTCTTAGAGAGATATTCCAAAGATGAAGATATGTTGGGCGGCGAGCGAAGAGAATTAACAATTCTGATGTCTGACCTAAGAGACTTCACGCCACTCTCCGAAACGCTTGAGCCTGAAGAACTTATTGAGTTGATGAATGCGTATTTTAGCGAGATGGTTCTCGCCATACGTGCTCACGGTGGCGTGGTTGATAAGTTTATGGGCGACGCGATTATGGCGATTTTCGGGTTGGTTTTTAACGAGGACGAATGCCATTCAAAACAAGCGGTGTGTGCAGGGCTTGAGATGCTTGAACGGCTGGAAAAGCACAACGCCGAGAGAATGAAGGCAAAGCCTGGTTCAAGCCCACTGAAGCTGGGTGTAGGGATTCACACCGGAGAAGTTGTTGCGGGCTATGTTGGAAGCCACGACCGTTTGGAGTTCACTGTTTTAGGGCAGAATGTAAACCTCGCGGCACGCATTGAAGGTCAGACCAAGGCACCGGCTCCCCCGCTTTTATTTAGCAAAGAGGTGGCAGATAAAGTCGCTTCTAAAATAGATGTTGAAGAGGTCCTTACGGCCGATCTTAAAGGCGTTTCGGAGCCAGTGAAGTTATTCAGTGTGAAAAGTGTCGTAGCGTCACCGGGTAAATGACTGGGCTTAGAGCTTGCTTTGGCATACTACTCTTCCTAAAATTAAGGGGCGTTTTATGACGCACCTCAACATTATGGGAGACACAATTCATGAACCGTTTGAAACTTAATGCTCTTATTGTATCGCTTAGCTTAATGGCTTTTTCTTCGACTGCCTTAGCCGATAGCATGCTCGATTTACAAGCCAACCTGGGTG of the Deltaproteobacteria bacterium genome contains:
- a CDS encoding adenylate/guanylate cyclase domain-containing protein, with the protein product MSAKQGLWVVLKPANRLKIHATSLVAAFFLAVYAQLICPFIAKLDFSVLMFTLLSFGILQIVMRESFYCYLPTSKGTASLARHGYHLSIATWFLTGIVAFMTHFFLYEAFPMASHVKLLSGYWALGAGILAQWEYVEIETAYRQNSAMSVGARHYWERLTQRVLEGYGIFTIVPAMAMMLMISRYVYEGEQGITVGPEVVLEVVFLGMFFVVAALVVAWRFGKVLKKDTAHIMDGIQNVADGVFDFELDTSRPDEFGEVAQGINNMASGLLQREQIRAAFGHFVPPEVAKDFLERYSKDEDMLGGERRELTILMSDLRDFTPLSETLEPEELIELMNAYFSEMVLAIRAHGGVVDKFMGDAIMAIFGLVFNEDECHSKQAVCAGLEMLERLEKHNAERMKAKPGSSPLKLGVGIHTGEVVAGYVGSHDRLEFTVLGQNVNLAARIEGQTKAPAPPLLFSKEVADKVASKIDVEEVLTADLKGVSEPVKLFSVKSVVASPGK